CAGGGTGCTTATCTTCCATCCGATACGTTTCATGCTCTTATCTTCTCCTGGCCCATTAGTGGGGGCGTAAGTCTTCGTTGCAAAACAGTTCTTGCTTCCTCAAATTTGATGCAAAATGCAGCGGTCACGCGACCGCATACGATATGGGATCGACCGCTCCGGCGTCACGAAATGCCCGCAGTCGCAGAACGCAGCTCTCGCAAACGCCGCAGGCCTCGGTCTCGCCGGAATAGCATGACCAACTTACATGGAAGGGTGCACCGAGTTCAACTCCCAACCGGACGATCTCGCTCTTGCGCATCTGGATCAGCGGAGTGACGACCTGGATCTGTCCGTCTTTGGTGCCCATCCTGATTAGCTGATTGAACGCTTCATAATACGCTGGCCGACAGTCGGGATACCCCGAACTGTCCTGTTCGACGGCCCCGATAAAGACCTTCTTGGCACCCAGAACCTCGGCCCAGCTTACCGCGGCTGAGAGGAAATGCGCATTTCGGAATGGAACATAAGTGATTGGGACTTCGTTTCCGATGGTCGCTTCCTCCCCCGCCGCCGGTACGGCAATCGAGGCATCGGTCAGCGCCGACCCTCCGATTCGGCGAAACAGGTCGATCTTGAGATGCAGCAGCTCTTTCACTCCGACGATGCGGGCGACCTCCTGTGCGGAGTGCAGTTCCCTCGATTCCGTTCTCTGGCCGTAGCTGAAGTGGAGGGCGAAGACGTCGTAGTCTCGGGCCGTGAGCGCGGCGCAGACGCTGGAGTCCATTCCGCCTGACAGGCAGAGGACGGCTCGTGGGCGGCCTTGCTCATCCTTCGTCATCGCCTGCCTCCAACTCGCGCTGTTCGGATGGGGTCAGTTCATCTCCGGTCAACTCGCCGACGGACTCGCCGAGAATCTCCCGTGCGGTCTCTTCGTCCTGCTTGTGCACCAGCAGCCTTGCTCGAAAGGCCAACGCCAGCAGGCTATTGGCGTTCTCGCCCTGCAGGAAACACTCGATTCCCGCCGACTCGAGCATTCCTTTCGCCATCTGGGCATTCACGGGCTCGAGAAACTTGCCTACGGTTACGAACTTGTCTGGATCTTTGTCTGGATCTAATGCTGCGTCGTGTTTTGAATCTGCCATCAAAAGCCGTCTTTCTTCTTATTTTGTATCGTACGACTGCAGGTGGAAGGTGATCGTCCCCCAGAACAGCCGTGCCTGAATCTGCACGGGCATGTGACGTGCGTCGTCGGTATACCAAACCCAGATATGGCCGCGGTTTTTTACGATTCCCTCATCCGCGGTTGGCTCTACTTTTAGCGTCTCGAAGGTTCCGGCTGGGGTCTTGATCTCTTCTTTGGATTCAACCTTCATTGCCACGGTCACGGTGCGCATCGAGTCCGCCAAGGGGAACCGGATACTTTGGCCGACCGCCATTGGCTGCGACGCTGCATAAAAGATTGCCGAGAGGGAGTCGGTTACGCAGGCTGGAATCGAGGCCACTTGCTCCTTCGAGGTTCCCTTGACCAGATTTTTCTCGATCTGTTTTTGCTTGCCCTGGGAGTAATCGAAGCTCAGCTCGCTGGAGACCTTTCTGCGCCCTTCCTGTAATTGTTTGCTGAATCCGGTGGAGCAACCGGTCTTGGTGTCGAACCCGGCCTGGAACTTGTCTACGACGGGGAAGAGCATGGTCACGGCGCCGGTTGAGTCTGCGGTGGCTGTAATCTTTTGCACTGTCCCTTGCTGTTCGAGTTGAAATACTGCTGTGCCCGCCGTAAAGACACGCCAGTCAACAGTAAAAGTAAGGGTTTGTTTTTCGGGAAAGGGAAAGCCTGGCTGCGGAGGCTGCAGGGTTGGAATGACTACCGGCGCTGGTTTGGCGCCTAACCCCAGAAGCTGCGCACTCGCCGTCAGCGAACCTATGGAACACGACATCAGGAAGAAAGATGCAAGGAAAGACCGTTCCGGCTTCAGCAAAGGGCAGCACTCTCACGAGTTGAAGTTTGTGGGCCATTCCGCCCCAGCCTCCGCGCCTTCAGCGCAGACCCCCCGCCACCCCGTGGTGATGGAGAAAAAGCCGGACCGCCAGCGCTAGATAGATTGCGCCAGCACCCATTAGAGCATTGTACTCGCGGTGGTGCTGCCACTGTTGCCAGGAGAATCTGCCTCCGCTGGCATTCTGGTTCGCCGGAAATGTCGCCGGGGTCAGTCGCGGCAGCAGACGGGGCACCTTGGTGGAATAGTCATCGAAGCCTGCAAAGTGCTCTCGCAGATAGGCTTCCTCGCTATAAATTGTGGGGATGTAGATGGCCGCAAAAAGTGCGGTCAGCGCAATAAGAATCGCCCAACTGCCTGCTGCTGCTGCGAATCCGAAGGCGATTAGCATCGAGCCCAGGTAGAGCGGATTTCGCGTGTAGGCGTAGGGGCCTGTGAATGTCAGCTCAGCGTTTTTGCGCACATAGCCAGCCGCGTAGGCTCGCAGCCATACGCCGGGTACTACCAACAGGAGGCTGAGCAGCATGGTTTTCCCGGTCGGTCGTGCCAGCCACAGAAATACGGCGGCGAAGGCGAATCCGAGCGGTACGCGGATCCGCCGGGCTATCTTTTGCCATGTTGTTCGTTCGCTCACAGCTTTACCTTATCTTGTCCGCTGCGGAGCAGCTCCAGCGCTGCTTCTACAACCTCGTCCGTTGATATCTGCATGAGCCCCGGCTCCGTCTCTGCGTGCCGCGAGTGGTCTGTTCGGCTGGACTCGTGTCGCAACACTCGCGCCTTTGAACTGTCGGTCATGTAAGGGCCGTTGCGAGAGGGATCGGTGGGGCCGTATAAACCGACTGTGGGACGGTCCAGGGTGGCTGCGAGGTGCAGTGGTCCGGTGTCCCCGGCGATCACCACTCCGGCGCGGCGCACGAGCGCAATCATCTGCTCGACGGAGCAGGGAACGGAAGTGGCAAAACCATCGCTGGCGTCAACGACTGCATCTGCAAATCGATGGCCGGGAGCTTCGTTTACGAGTGAGTGAAATCCGGCTCGGCCCAGAGCTGCAGCGACGGCGGCGTATCTCTCCGCGGGCCATTGCTTGGCCCCCCAGCCGGCTGTAGGGGCGAGGAAGACGAATCCGTCTCTGATCGATGAGGTCTGGGCTAGAAGTCTGTCGCACCATAACTCGGCCTTCGGGTCTATAGGCAGCGTTACTGCTGCTGGTCTCAGAGTTTCTCCCACGGCAGCGCCTAGTAGCTCGCACGCCTGCTCCACTACGTGGGTAGCGGTGGTTGCTATCCGATGTCGATAGAGCCAACGCGCAGGAGTTTCACGAGGCCTCGCTGGCCCGGCAAAGACCGGTGTGGCCGCCATTCGCCCCACGAGTGCGGACTTTATCGACCCCTGCATGTCAACGCAGACGTCATACCGGGCTGCACGGAGTTCACGACGCGTCGTATTGATCTCGGCCAGAGTGGAGAGAGCAAAGGGGCGGTTGCTCCAAGCTTTGGCAGGCACGGGGTGCCATCGATCGATCAATGGCTTGCTTCCGCTTCGTTCTGCTTTGTGGGAGATCCGGTTGAAGTCCGTTGAAGCCTGCAGCAGTCCGCTCCAGGCGGGTTCGATCGCCCAACCGATAAACCACTCGGGATGCTTCTCGCGCAATGCAGCGACCGCGGGCATCGCGTGGAGCACATCTCCCATCGCGCCAATCCTTACAATCAAGACGCTTCGCGAAGAATCTGACGTGTGGGTTGCGACACTGCGCGACGGTGAGGGCGTGAGTTCAGTGGCCAAGCCTTCATTTTCTCATGCAGGACCCAATCCCTAGCGGCCCTGGCGTCGGCGGCGATCGAGCCGGCCCACGAGCGCTACCAACTGCTCCAGCGCTTGCTTCTCATCCAGCAGTTCGACGCAGAGACGCGCCACGACAATGG
This Tunturibacter gelidoferens DNA region includes the following protein-coding sequences:
- the queC gene encoding 7-cyano-7-deazaguanine synthase QueC — translated: MTKDEQGRPRAVLCLSGGMDSSVCAALTARDYDVFALHFSYGQRTESRELHSAQEVARIVGVKELLHLKIDLFRRIGGSALTDASIAVPAAGEEATIGNEVPITYVPFRNAHFLSAAVSWAEVLGAKKVFIGAVEQDSSGYPDCRPAYYEAFNQLIRMGTKDGQIQVVTPLIQMRKSEIVRLGVELGAPFHVSWSCYSGETEACGVCESCVLRLRAFRDAGAVDPISYAVA
- a CDS encoding DUF2007 domain-containing protein; its protein translation is MADSKHDAALDPDKDPDKFVTVGKFLEPVNAQMAKGMLESAGIECFLQGENANSLLALAFRARLLVHKQDEETAREILGESVGELTGDELTPSEQRELEAGDDEG
- a CDS encoding DUF3108 domain-containing protein; this translates as MSCSIGSLTASAQLLGLGAKPAPVVIPTLQPPQPGFPFPEKQTLTFTVDWRVFTAGTAVFQLEQQGTVQKITATADSTGAVTMLFPVVDKFQAGFDTKTGCSTGFSKQLQEGRRKVSSELSFDYSQGKQKQIEKNLVKGTSKEQVASIPACVTDSLSAIFYAASQPMAVGQSIRFPLADSMRTVTVAMKVESKEEIKTPAGTFETLKVEPTADEGIVKNRGHIWVWYTDDARHMPVQIQARLFWGTITFHLQSYDTK
- a CDS encoding methyltransferase is translated as MSERTTWQKIARRIRVPLGFAFAAVFLWLARPTGKTMLLSLLLVVPGVWLRAYAAGYVRKNAELTFTGPYAYTRNPLYLGSMLIAFGFAAAAGSWAILIALTALFAAIYIPTIYSEEAYLREHFAGFDDYSTKVPRLLPRLTPATFPANQNASGGRFSWQQWQHHREYNALMGAGAIYLALAVRLFLHHHGVAGGLR
- a CDS encoding glycosyltransferase family 9 protein; the encoded protein is MGDVLHAMPAVAALREKHPEWFIGWAIEPAWSGLLQASTDFNRISHKAERSGSKPLIDRWHPVPAKAWSNRPFALSTLAEINTTRRELRAARYDVCVDMQGSIKSALVGRMAATPVFAGPARPRETPARWLYRHRIATTATHVVEQACELLGAAVGETLRPAAVTLPIDPKAELWCDRLLAQTSSIRDGFVFLAPTAGWGAKQWPAERYAAVAAALGRAGFHSLVNEAPGHRFADAVVDASDGFATSVPCSVEQMIALVRRAGVVIAGDTGPLHLAATLDRPTVGLYGPTDPSRNGPYMTDSSKARVLRHESSRTDHSRHAETEPGLMQISTDEVVEAALELLRSGQDKVKL